The genomic stretch GGCCTCCGCGTACAGGTCGACCGTCTCGGTGGCTCGCGGGTCCGGGTCGGTACCTGATCCGAGGTCGAGCACGCGCGTCATCCGTCACCTCCGTCAGAGACGAGCGGCTGCGTCGCCTCGGGCTCTGGCTCCGGCTCTGGATCTGGTAGCGTCCAGTCCGGATCCACACGTGAGCGGCGCTGTGCCTCTCGGACGGCCGTGCGAATTTCACGACGGAAGCGGTCGACGGAGAAGTTCGCGTCCGCGAACTCGGCGAGCTGCTCGGCACTCCACCGTACACCCTCGCGCTCGAATCGCTGCATGGCGGCCGGCAACTCTCCTCGTTCGAAGAGGATGCCGTTTTCTCCATCCTGCACCTGAAAGGTGGTGAAGCCCTCGTCAACGCCGATGACGGGCGTGCCGGCAGCCATCGCCTCCACGGGTGCCATGCCGAAGTCCTCGTTTTCAGCGGCGTAGACAAACGCCCGCGCGCCCGCGAGAAGGTCGGCCTTCCGCTCCTCGCTGACGTAGCCCGCGATCGTCACGTTCTCAGCGGCCAACTCTTCGAGGCGCTCGCGCTCGGGCCCGTCGCCGGCGACGATGAGGTGGTCGTCGCGCCTGTTGAACGCGCGGACGATCTCGTCCATGTGCTTCATCGAGTCCAAGCGCGACAGCGCCACGTAGTAGTCCTGCGTAGGCGCGGCCGAAGGCGACAGTTCGTCGGTCTGAACCGGGGGGTAAACCGTCCGGATCTGGTGCTCCGGGATGTTCCAGTACCGGTTGATCCGACGGGCGACCAAATCGGAGTTGGCGACCCAGAGGTCCGGCCGCTTCACCGCCCCCTCGTACGCCCGGCGCTGAATCTGGTTGTACGTCCGGGCGGCGAAGCTGTCGATTTGCTCGAACCGGTCGTACATCCACCTGGGCGGCGAGTGGGTATAGGCGACGACAGTCTGGCGGTCGCTTGGCTGCCACCACAGCGGCTCGTTGCCGGAGGTTACCACGGTGTCGAACGCCTGCAGCTCGTCATGGGCATTGTCCCGCCAGTGGATCAAGTGGGCGATCGAGCGGACCACACCGTCGCGCTCCATCACGCGGTGCAGGAGACTGTCTGAGGAGATCTCGCGGACGTCG from Halobaculum sp. CBA1158 encodes the following:
- a CDS encoding glycosyltransferase, with the translated sequence MDASQIAVAHKDYDVRGGGEILAEELARTFGCPLFVGHGDPDNEPGGQLDVREISSDSLLHRVMERDGVVRSIAHLIHWRDNAHDELQAFDTVVTSGNEPLWWQPSDRQTVVAYTHSPPRWMYDRFEQIDSFAARTYNQIQRRAYEGAVKRPDLWVANSDLVARRINRYWNIPEHQIRTVYPPVQTDELSPSAAPTQDYYVALSRLDSMKHMDEIVRAFNRRDDHLIVAGDGPERERLEELAAENVTIAGYVSEERKADLLAGARAFVYAAENEDFGMAPVEAMAAGTPVIGVDEGFTTFQVQDGENGILFERGELPAAMQRFEREGVRWSAEQLAEFADANFSVDRFRREIRTAVREAQRRSRVDPDWTLPDPEPEPEPEATQPLVSDGGDG